One genomic segment of Miscanthus floridulus cultivar M001 unplaced genomic scaffold, ASM1932011v1 fs_453_5_6, whole genome shotgun sequence includes these proteins:
- the LOC136531844 gene encoding uncharacterized protein isoform X4, whose protein sequence is MFISLYASVLSSGDSLEQPLRPTCVPLTTPHIVAPCRTLGQRQVLLTVEMCSFCLLQARIQEGNWIEYIWIRGCQNVDFNGMSVYFHHNLSFRPTESLVVYTLLKLRLYLQ, encoded by the exons ATGTTCATCTCTCTATATGC GTCTGTGCTGTCGTCAGGTGATAGCTTGGAGCAG CCATTGCGGCCGACCTGTGTGCCTTTGACCACACCGCACATTGTTGCCCCTTGTCGTACTTTGGGGCAGAGGCAGGTGCTGCTCACAGTGGAGATGTGTTCCTTCTGTTTACTGCAG GCCAGAATTCAGGAGGGAAACTGGATTGAATATATATGGATCCGGGGCTGCCAAAATGTTG ATTTCAATGGAATGAGTGTGTACTTTCATCACAATTTGAGCTTTAGACCTACTGAATCATTGGTGGTTTATACAT TGCTCAAATTGCGACTATACCTGCAGTGA
- the LOC136531844 gene encoding uncharacterized protein isoform X1 codes for MHNYVIMVDAKFNAPITVWLWTSKPLYQLHLSSRSVLSSGDSLEQPLRPTCVPLTTPHIVAPCRTLGQRQVLLTVEMCSFCLLQARIQEGNWIEYIWIRGCQNVDFNGMSVYFHHNLSFRPTESLVVYTLLKLRLYLQ; via the exons ATGCACAATTATGTGATCATGGTCGATGCTAAGTTTAATGCTCCGATAACAGTGTGGTTATGGACAAGCAAACCGCTCTACCAGCTGCATCTTAGTTCTAG GTCTGTGCTGTCGTCAGGTGATAGCTTGGAGCAG CCATTGCGGCCGACCTGTGTGCCTTTGACCACACCGCACATTGTTGCCCCTTGTCGTACTTTGGGGCAGAGGCAGGTGCTGCTCACAGTGGAGATGTGTTCCTTCTGTTTACTGCAG GCCAGAATTCAGGAGGGAAACTGGATTGAATATATATGGATCCGGGGCTGCCAAAATGTTG ATTTCAATGGAATGAGTGTGTACTTTCATCACAATTTGAGCTTTAGACCTACTGAATCATTGGTGGTTTATACAT TGCTCAAATTGCGACTATACCTGCAGTGA
- the LOC136531844 gene encoding uncharacterized protein isoform X3: MSPFLLLGPNLKLRSVLSSGDSLEQPLRPTCVPLTTPHIVAPCRTLGQRQVLLTVEMCSFCLLQARIQEGNWIEYIWIRGCQNVDFNGMSVYFHHNLSFRPTESLVVYTLLKLRLYLQ; this comes from the exons ATGAGCCCATTCCTTTTGCTTGGGCCAAACCTTAAATTAAG GTCTGTGCTGTCGTCAGGTGATAGCTTGGAGCAG CCATTGCGGCCGACCTGTGTGCCTTTGACCACACCGCACATTGTTGCCCCTTGTCGTACTTTGGGGCAGAGGCAGGTGCTGCTCACAGTGGAGATGTGTTCCTTCTGTTTACTGCAG GCCAGAATTCAGGAGGGAAACTGGATTGAATATATATGGATCCGGGGCTGCCAAAATGTTG ATTTCAATGGAATGAGTGTGTACTTTCATCACAATTTGAGCTTTAGACCTACTGAATCATTGGTGGTTTATACAT TGCTCAAATTGCGACTATACCTGCAGTGA
- the LOC136531844 gene encoding uncharacterized protein isoform X2, with protein MHNYVIMVDAKFNAPITVWLWTSKPLYQLHLSSRSVLSSGDSLEQPLRPTCVPLTTPHIVAPCRTLGQRQVLLTVEMCSFCLLQARIQEGNWIEYIWIRGCQNVDFNGMSVYFHHNLSFRPTESLVVYTLMEE; from the exons ATGCACAATTATGTGATCATGGTCGATGCTAAGTTTAATGCTCCGATAACAGTGTGGTTATGGACAAGCAAACCGCTCTACCAGCTGCATCTTAGTTCTAG GTCTGTGCTGTCGTCAGGTGATAGCTTGGAGCAG CCATTGCGGCCGACCTGTGTGCCTTTGACCACACCGCACATTGTTGCCCCTTGTCGTACTTTGGGGCAGAGGCAGGTGCTGCTCACAGTGGAGATGTGTTCCTTCTGTTTACTGCAG GCCAGAATTCAGGAGGGAAACTGGATTGAATATATATGGATCCGGGGCTGCCAAAATGTTG ATTTCAATGGAATGAGTGTGTACTTTCATCACAATTTGAGCTTTAGACCTACTGAATCATTGGTGGTTTATACAT TGATGGAGGAATGA